A segment of the Xylanivirga thermophila genome:
CTGTGGCCTTATGCGGTATTAGCAAGTGTTTCCACCTGTTATCCCCCTGTACAAGGCAGGTTGCTCACGCGTTACTCACCCGTCCGCCGCTAGGTTTAAGGTGTTAGCAAGCTAACTCCCTATCCCTCGCTCGACTTGCATGTGTTAGGCACGCCGCCAGCGTTCGTCCTGAGCCAGGATCAAACTCTCAATTTAAAAGTTTATCCTTAACTCATAAGAATCGACTTATGGCTGTTTTTTTCTTTGCACTGTCTAGTTTTCAAGGTCCAATTTCCTGCCGCCATCAAAATGATGACTTTACTATCTTAGCAAACTGTTCGATTTTTGTCAACACCTTTTTTTATTTTGGTATCGGCCGTTCATCAAACAGCTTAATTATAATAGCACGTCTTTTATACTCTGTCAACATTAATCTTAAAAAAAATCTACAATTCGTAATATAAATTATACTTATATAAAACTTACACTACTTAAAGGAGCATAGCGAGCATACTATTAAGCTTGTACTATACCCCTATGTGATCTTCAATCTTATATTGTTTATATTATATCAAATTATAAATTAGAGTTTTTAAAACATTGCTAAAGATTTTATAAATGCTTATTTAAAAAATCTCTTGAACTTTTCTACCTTTAGTATACAAGCTATATCCTCTATAAAATCACAATTTTCTATTGCCTTTAATGCTGCATCAAGATTGGTTCGTTCCACCTTGTGGGTAACAAAAACCAATGGAACCGATTTTTCACCATGTCCCTGTTGTACTACCGATGCAAGGCTTATGCCATATTTACCAAAGGTAGTACTTATCATACCTAAAACGCCCGGTTCATCGGCTACCTGAAAACGAATATAGTACTCACCTTTTCCTTCTCCAACCGCTTCAAGATCTCCATTATATTTTCGTCTTTTAATCACCCTATCATTATTTTCATCCATATCATCTATAATATACATTATATCGGAAAGTACTGCACTGCCTGTAGGAAGAGAACCTGCCCCCTTCCCATACAGCATTAAATCTCCTACTGCATCTCCCCTTATAAATAGGGCATTAAATTCATCGCTTACTGCTGCTAAAGGATGATTAGAAGGTACCAGTGCTGGATGTACATATAGCTCAAGCTTTTTATCAACCTTTTTTACCTTGGATAGAAGCTTTACAGTATAACCCAATTGCCTCGCATATTCTATTTCCATTTCAGTAACATTGGTAATACCATGGGTCGGAATTTTCTCTGGGGATACCTGTACTCCAAACGCAATAGATGTAAGTATGGAAAGTTTAAATGCCGCATCCTCTCCTTCAATATCCGATGATGGATCCGCTTCAGCATATCCCATATCTTGGGCTTGTTTTAGAGCCTCATCAAAGCTCATACCACGAGTGGTCATCTGGGTTAGTATATAATTTGTAGTACCATTTATGATTCCAGTTATTTCTTCTATATTATTCGCCGCTAAATCCTTATTAAGGGTGTTTATTATAGGTATACCACCTGCTACGCTGGCTTCGTATCTAAGCTCCCGCCCAGCCTCATTGGCAAGATGCAAAAGTTCTCTTCCCCTAGTAGCCATAACAGCCTTGTTTGCAGTGACTACATGCTTACCATTTTTAAGGCTTTCTTTGATATATTGAAATGCCGGCTGTATACCACCCATTAGCTCCACCACAATATCTATATCATCATCTGAAATTATCTCATCAATATTGTCTGTAAAAATACCATCCGGTACATCTATACTACGTTTTTTGTTTATATCTCTAACTAAAATCTTTTTTATTTCAACTTTGCGCCCAAGTATGCAATCCACCTTTGAGCCATTGTTCATTAGTATCTCCCATACTCCCATGCCTACATTGCCAAATCCCAAAATAGCTATATGTACATCTTTCATTTTAACCACCTAACCATCCTTTGTATATTTATACATCATTAATATATAGCAATATTATAATAGAAGAAAAGTTTTTAGGCAATAACCAATCTCATAAATCTCCTCTTCCCCACCTTAAGCACATCATTGTGCCTTATGAATACATCTTTGTGTCCTCTCACGGTTATGCCATTTATTTTGACACCACCTTGGGATATAATACGCCTGCCTTCGCTGGTACTGGAAACCAAACCTGCCATAACCATAAGCTTTGACATATCTACACTCCCATTTGTCATAATCTCCTTTGGCACTTCAAATACGGGCATATTAGCAGGAAGCTCTTTCCTTTGAACTACCATCTTAAAATATTCCTCCGCCTTCAATGCCTTATCCATATCATGATATAAGGATACTATCTCCCTCGCCAACTGCATCTTAACATCCATGGGATTTATGTTATGCCTACTCAATAACATTTTTTTATATACCAATTCATCCGGATGGATGTCCGTAGCCAATTCAAAATATTTGATAATAAGCTCATCTGGTATTGACATAACCTTGCCATACATATCTTCTGGCAATTCATCAATACCTATATAGTTGCCAAAGCTTTTACTCATTTTTTTCTCACCATCTATACCTTCCAATATGGGCATAAATATGGCTACCTGACTATCCTGTCCCAAATCCCTTTGTAGGCTTCTGCCCATAAGTATATTAAATTTCTGCTCTGTACCACCTAGTTCAATATCTGCATTTAATACCACCGAATCATATCCCTGTATAATCGGATAGAAAAATTCATGCATGGATATAGGCTCATGGGCTTCAAAGCGTCCCTTAAAATCCTCCCTCTCCATTATCTTAGCTACTGTACATTTAGATGATAATTCTATTACATCATGAAAACTCAACTTATCAAGCCACTCGCTGTTAAACCTTATTTCTGTCTTTTCCCTATCCAATATCTTAAACATCTGTTCCTTGTATGTTTTTGCATTTTTCATAACCTCTGCTCTAGATAATTGTTTTCTAGCCGTTGATCTACCGGTGGGATCCCCTATCATGCCGGTAAAATCACCTATGACTATAACCGCCCTATGCCCTAGATCCTGCATTTGTCTTATCTTCCTTAGCACCACGCTATGCCCTAAATGTATATCCGGCGCCGTAGGATCCAGACCAAGCTTTATAGTAAGGGGGCGCTCCTCTTTTTTAGCCTTATACAGCTTATTTTCAAGCTCTTCCAAAGATATTATCTCTTCTACACCTTTTAATATTATACTTAATTGCTCATCTACAGCTAACATGATGATCCTCCTTTTTATAAAATCAAAAAAGCCCCCATCCTCCATTTAAGAGGACGAGAGCTTATATCCCGTGTTACCACCCCAGATTTATCGACACCTCACGATGCCAACCTTATCAAGTACGACGCAAAAGCGTTTATACTTTAGCACTATAACGGGTGCAGGTTTCCGGCAACAGCCTACTTGGCATAAGGCCTTTTGGTGTGCAACTCAGAGATGTATTCAGAATACCATTCCTTGCCCCTCTCACCTACCGGGAACTCTCTGTAAGGACCATTGGCCTTCCTACTCTTTCTCATCACAGTCTTTATACGTTTTTTATATTATACATTGCATATATGAATAATGTCAATGTACAAAAAAATAATAGCTGTTCATTAAATATTCCTCGTTATATTTTTTAGCTAATCTGTATAAATACCTCTTTAGGCTATCAACACCCCCGCCTTCCATATATTTTTCAAGTCTCTTAAAAAATTCTCTTTTTTCAGTATCCGTTGCAATATCCTTAAAATATCCCCATATATGAAGAGCTGCATTCTTTTGTGCACCCATATCCTCCGGCATTTTTATAGCTTCGTCTATTTCTGCATAAAACCTCATAGGAGAGATGCTATCCTGCTTTAATATTTCCCGTATATTGTTATATTTTCTATGACTGAAGCTGAGAACTAGATACTTATATCTAGCCCACTCCTCCTCCAATACTTTTTTAGGTATGGAAGGGGATGTAAGATTTATGCATTTTAATGCCGACAGATTTTTATCCTTTACCTCGAGCATTATATCCACATCATCCAACCCATTATCCACAAGTCCATTATAAAACTTGATAAACTCAGCAGTATCTATGGTCTTAGAATGATATCCACTTCTACCGTCCCTATCCTGTTGGGAATAGTGTATCTTCTGCCTGCCATCTTCATTATGCCATGTACTTGAGCATATCCTTATCCAATCATATAATCCCCTATTATCATCTGCATTTATACTATGATGCAAAGTATCCAATACCACTGGGGTGCCCGTATTATATGATAACCCTAATACCTCTCCTATGTTGTAGTTTCTTTCATCATTTTCTATGACCAATCGTTCTTTTACTTCTTGGGGCAATTTATAAAAGTTATTTTGAAATCGATCCATAGCAAGATTCTTATCCCCATATACCCCGCCTACATGAAGTATAAGCTTGTGGGTGTTATCAAGTCCCATACACTCTAAAAGCCTGTTATGGTATTTAAGCTCTTCAATAGCCCTTTTTACCACATCACCATCTGGAGAGTTTATCACTGTATATTGTCCGGGATGTACTGATACCCTCATACCGCTATTTTTTATCTTTACTCCTATGGCATTTAATATATCATAATAATCCTCCCACCATTCTATATTATTTACCTGATGGGTGGCGAAGGGGATTATATCGGAGCTTATTCGATACAGCATTATATTATTTTCAATGTTATAATCTATTATATTCGACAGGGCGGCAAGATTTGCTTGGGTAATACTTCGCAATCTATCTTCAGTAGCATTTTTAAGCAGGCATCTGCTCATTTTGGTATCCTCCCGCCCTAACAATATACACGCATACCCTATGGACATATTATTTATCCTCCATATTTTGATTTTCCGCATAACTCTATAATACCATTCCATTTTGTATTCTAAACGTAAAATGACAAAATTACTATAAATACTTTATTTTTGATTATCATAAAAATAAAAGGTTATATATATTAATAGGAGTTAAAATAGAAGAGGGTGGATTATTTGAAATACGTAATATTAGGAAACAGTGCAGCAGGATTTTTTGCCGCTACTAAGCTAAGAGATATATGTGAAGATGATGAAATAGTAGTAATATCCAGGGAAAACACCCCTGTTTATTCAAAGATCATGCTTCCCTATTACATAGGTAACGAGATTACAAGGGACAAACTTTTCTTAAAAGATAAGAACTTTTATGATAAAAAGCATATAAAGCTTGTATTAGATAAAAACATTATGGCCATAGATACGGAAAAAAATATTATAATAGGAGAAGACGGCTGGAGTATGGCATATGATAAGCTTCTTATTGCTACAGGTGGCAGACCTTTTATACCACCAATAGATGGTATTGATAAGGTAGAGTTTTTTACTATAAACTCCATAGAAGATGCCGATCGAATAAAAGGCTGTGCCCAAACAGGCGGGAGAGCTATAGTGCTTGGAAGCGGGCTTACAGGTATCGAAATGTCTATAGCCCTATCTAATCTGGGCATGCATGTTACAATGCTTGAAATGGGAGATAGAATACTTCCTATGCAGCTAGATAATGATGCATCTAATATAATGGAGACGCAACTTAAAAAGCTTGGTATCTCCACCATGCTAAAAAATACCATACATAAGGTATACATAACTGATGAAGGCATAAAGAGAGCAGAACTTATGGATGGACAACAATTAGAATTCGATTTGTTACTCCTTGCAATAGGCACAAGACCAGATCTATCCATTATAGAAGGCACCTCAATTAAGCATAATAGAGGTATTCTGGTAAATGAATATATGGAGACATCAATAAAAAATATATATGCTGCCGGCGACATAGCTGAGATTAAATCGGATAAAAATGAAGGATATGTCTCAAGTTACATATGGCCAAATGCAATGGCTCAGGGAAGGTGCGCTGCCTCCAACATGGCTGGTAATCATGAGAGTTTTGATGGGGCAGCTTTTCAAAATGTAGTTCAAATACGAAATATGGACTTTTACTCCATGGGACTTATAAACCCAAATGATGATGGATATGACATCTTGATAAACTACGATAAAAACAATGGTATATACAAAAAAATAGTCATAAAGGATAATGCAATACTTGGCATGGTAATGCTAGGTGATACACTTCACACCACCGAAATATCGAATATTATAAAAAACAACAGGCAGGTATCAAAAGAACAGTTAGATACCTACCTCAGTATCCGATGATTCTTTTGATAAGCGCTCTATGCGCTTTTTATTTTTTATATAGAGTACCATATCGGTGGATACCATTATAGCATTTAATATATATAGGTATATAACAGCATCATAGCTATAAAATAGCTTGTGTAGTATACCTGATATATAGCCCATAACCAATATCATGAGGAAGGCAAAACTCTTGCCTTCTATTGACTTTGATTTATATGACTTATATATGGAAAATGGCCATGCTGCACCAAAGCACCCTAGCATAATAATCTCAAATATACTCATTCTAAGTTCCTCCAATCTCTAAAATAAGCCACGAATAATAAGGAGCACTCCAAATACTATTAGGGGAATACCAAATATGGCCCCTGCAATACTTATTGTAAATATAACTCCTACAAATACAAATATGGCACCTAATATAATAGCTACCACCCTACCTGTGAATTTTAAAATAAAGGTAAAAAAGCTCCATATGGCAGTCCATATACCAGCAATAGGCCAAAACATTATCCCCACCACCTTTCCCTTTTTTAATTTTAAAGTTCTTTTCCTATTCTATCATATTATAGCGTTTTTATATAGTTGACTAATTATAAAAGACACGGCAAAAGCATGAATACATTACTTCTAATTCCCTCACTTGAGGATTTTTTTAAATGCCAGTACAGCATTTATATAAAGCAATGAGTATACATTGTAAGAATTGGATCAATAACATCCATTACTCGATCAATTATATGCAAATTCGGTATAAAGTTTAAATATCCTCATTACTATTGATGCAGCTCGTTCATCTATTACTAAAAGGTACTTTTGTAATTAGTCCAGTCTCTTTTTGTCTAATCTCAAAGTTTGCTTTGATTTTTCTTGATAAGTCTTTTAAGCATCCCTTATTATACCAAAATATCAGTAGATTTTGATATAATAAGGGATACTTTACAAAAGTTATTGTTTCACACGCTGCGCCCATAAAAATAAAAAAGACAGCTGAGTAGCTATCTTTTTGTTTTACATGATGTAATTTCTTGATCCTTATACTATCTAGAAATTCAGGAAAGTTTATTTCGGGATCTTTTTATTCTGGACAGGAATTGAGAAGATTTGCTCCCTATTCTCATCTATATACTCAACTTTTATTATTATCTGATTGTTCTCAATGCAATAGTCTGGGCAAAAAATACTGAAATCCGCACTATAGCCAAAAAAACAGTCTCTCGCAAAGGGAGCAACTAAGGAATCATCAATTCGCTTTTTGATATTGTTGTCGAGGCCCGTTTGTTGATCACTTACGACATGCAGTTTATATCTCTCATTGATTTCATGATTTCTGCTGAACAGACCAATCCACGCATAATAATCGCTCGCTCCGTAACAAGCTACAATCCATGTGTTTTTATCAATTTTCTGAATATCGTTACTAGAGAAAGCAATAGGCTCTGAATGTTCAAGGCTGTTTAATAATACCTCATCAACGGGACGATAGTTCGATAAATGCTTCCTATAGCCCGAATTGGGATCACTAGCTTCTTTATACCATTCATCAAATGATCCAAAGCGCCTTTTATATTTTCTTGCCTCAATTTTTGGAGCAAGAGAATATAGAAAAACAATTAATATTATCACAACGCCTACTGTTAATAAAAACGTCCATTTTTTTGTTTAAACATATTCTTTTCACCTTCATTTATTCTGCAAATACAGTCTTCTAATTGAGAATATCTCATTTCACTTTTCATTTACATTTCTATATATAAATAATAGGATTTGAATCTATTATATTCTGAGCCCCAAAAGGATTAATATATAATCCCCCATCTTCTTCAAAAACAGTAACATTATACAATCCAGCTTTTTTAAAAGCTTTCTCTAATTCTACGCTTGTTGCACCTCCGTTCTTTATAACGATATCATCAATTAAAGTTTCTTCTTCAGCAGATAAGCATTCTTCCTGGGTATTAAAATAATCGTCATCATAAGAACGCCTAGTAATTACTCCTTCTTTTAATTCAGTATATTGAACAACCCCATTTTCATCGAGATATGCATATTCTAAAGTGCCATCAACATTTTCAAGTAAGTATATCGTAATGTTTTCTAAACTTGACATTTTCCAAGTTCCAACACCTTCTTCGAAACGTTCCTCTATAGTTACAGAATTATTAAAAATGAAGTCACTATCTAATGAACTTGCAAAAACATTTATTGGTTGCACTACCAACGCCAGAGCTACAAGTATAGTGCAAATAAGTTTTTTCATGGCTTACTTCTTAAAGTATTATAAGTAAACATAATTTTCCCCAAAATACAATTAGATTTAATAATAGACGGAATAATTAACTTATTAACCCTCATTTCTATATTTAGCTGCATATAGAAGTATGATGTATTGTGTGTATGTAACACTATTACATATATACCATATACTATTAATTCATCAAAATCAAGAGTAATTTATTTTTTCTTCGCGGCAAAAGTATGAATACATTTCCTTCTAATTCCCTCACTTGAGGATTTTTTTAAATGCCAGTGCAACTCCTTACTCATAGTTTTTGACCTCACTCTTTATTATTTTCTATGAACATTAGCCTACTATATATGTTTAGCTGTAATTTATTCCATGATAAAATATTCGTCCATGCTTTGCTATGTTATAAAAGGCAAAAATTTTGGGTAAAATGCTTTACAAATATGTTTTTTTTGCATACAATTAATATTAAATGAATTTTAAATGATATTTTGTCAAAAGCGATGACGGAGAAGAGTAGGAAGCCTTAAAAGTACAGCGAATCGGAAATGGTGAAAGCCCGATCTTGTTTAGACTACCGAAAATCACTCCTAAGCTGCAGTCTGAAATAAAAGTAGGATGGGCCGCTATCCCAGCGTTATCAGGGATGTGCAAAGAATTATTTTGTACATTTTGAGAGGGCATTTTTATGCCAAATCAGGTGGTACCACGAAAGCAACCTTTCGTCCTGCATAGGATGGAAGGTTTTTTTTATAAGGAATGGAGGTATTTAGATGTATGAAAAGGTATCGACAGATCTAAATTTTGTCGATCGTGAACAGGAAGTATTGGATTTCTGGGAACGGAATGATATATTTCAAAAAAGCGTTAAGCTAAGACAAGGTAGACCGGAATTTACATTCTATGACGGTCCCCCTACTGCTAATGGCAAACCCCATATAGGGCACATACTAACTAGAGTGATGAAAGACATAATTCCAAGGTATAAGACCATGAAGGGGTATAATGTGCTTAGGAAAGCAGGTTGGGATACCCATGGACTGCCAGTGGAACTGGAAGTCGAGAAGATGCTTGGCATAGATGGTAAACCAGAAATTGAAAAATACGGCATAGAACCATTTATAAAGGAATGTAAAAAAAGCGTATGGAAATATAAGGGTGAATGGGAGAGGATGAGCGACCGTGTAGGCTTCTGGGTTGATATGGATGATCCTTATATTACCTATGACAACAACTATATTGAATCTGTATGGTGGGCCCTTAAAGAAATTTGGGATAAAGATCTAATATACAAAGGACACAAGATAGTGCCATACTGCCCCAGATGTGGTACTTCCCTCTCCAGCCATGAAGTAGCACAGGGATATAAGGATGTAAATGAGCCATCCATATACGTAAAGTTCAAAGTAAAGGATGAGGACAACTTATATCTAATGGCTTGGACCACCACTCCATGGACGCTCCCATCAAACGTTGCATTAACGGTTAATCCTAATGAAACATACATCAAGGCAAGGCAGGGAGATGATGTATGTATCCTGGCAGAAGCATTGGCAAAGGATGTATTAGGTGAAGATTTTGAAATAGTGGATAGGTTCATGGGTAAAGACTTAAAGGGTATGGAATATATACCGCTATTTGATTTTGCAAAGCCTGAAAAAAAGGCATATTATGTAGTAACTGGAGATTTTGTTACCCTTACAGATGGTACTGGCATAGTCCACACAGCTCCCGCCTTTGGTGAAGATGACGCTAGGGTAGGACGGGAAAATGACCTGCCATTTGTGCAGCTGGTAAATGAACAAGGAAAGTTTGTAGATGCAGTAGAACCATGGAAGGGTGTATTCGTAAAGGATGCAGATCCCCTTATCATAAAGGATCTTGAAAAAAGAGGACTTTTGCATAAGATAGAGGATTATGAGCACTCCTATCCCTTCTGCTGGCGTTGTGATACTCCTCTTTTATATTATGCACGGGACACCTGGTTTATAAGAATGACAGAGCTTAGGGACAATCTCTTAAAGAACAATAACACTGTAAACTGGCTGCCTGATAATATAAAGGAAGGACGATTTGGAAACTTCCTTGATAATGTTGTGGATTGGGGCTTAAGCCGTGAAAGATATTGGGGTACTCCCCTACCCATATGGGAGTGCGAATGCGGTCACAGGCATATGATAGGCAGCATAGCAGAGCTCAAGGAAATGGGTGAAAATGTACCAGATGCCATAGAACTTCATAGACCATATATAGATAATATATTCATAAAATGCCCCAAGTGTGGAGGCAATATGAAGAGGGTTCCAGAGGTTATAGACTGCTGGTTCGATTCAGGTTCTATGCCATTTGCACAATGGCACTATCCATTTGAAAATAAGGAGATCTTTGAAAACAGATATCCTGCTGACTTTATAAGTGAAGCAATCGATCAAACCAGGGGCTGGTTTTACACACTAATGGCCATCTCCACATTGTTGTTTGATAAAGCACCTTATAAAAATGTCATAGTGCTAGGCCATGTGCAAGACAAAGACGGTCAAAAGATGAGTAAACACAAAGGCAATGTTGTAGATCCATGGGATGTACTCGATAAACAAGGAGCCGATGCAGTAAGATGGTATTTCTATACCAGTAGTGCACCATGGCTGCCCAGCCGGTTCTACCCTGAAGCAGTAAGTGAAGCTCAAAGAAAATTCATGGGTACATTATGGAATACCTATGCATTCTTTGTGCTGTATGCCAATATAGATAACTTTAATCCAAAGGATTATAAGTTGGAATACGACAAGCTAGAAGTTATAGATAAATGGATACTCTCAAGGCTCAACTCCCTAATAGAATATGTAGAGCAAAATCTTGATAACTATCGCATCACCGAACCTGCTAGGGCTATACAGAGTTTTGTGGACGATCTAAGTAACTGGTATGTAAGAAGGAGCAGAGAGCGTTTCTGGGCATCTGATATGCCACAGGATAAGATAAATGCATTTATGACCCTCTATACGGTGCTAGAAACTTTGGCAAGACTTACCGCCCCCTTCGTACCATTTGTAGCAGAAAAGATGTATCAAAATCTGGTGAAGACCATAGACAAAACTGCACCTGAGAGCGTGCACCTATGTGATTTTCCAGAAGCCAACAAAGAGTTCATAGATAAAGAACTAGAAAAGAACATGGACTATGTGCTAAAGCTGGTAGTAGAAGGTCGAGCCTGCCGAAACAAGGCCAATATAAAGAACCGTCAACCCATAGGCACCATGTATGTAAAAGCCGATATGGAGCTACCTGATATGTTTAAAGCGCTGGTTGCAGATGAACTCAATATAAAAAAGATAGTATTTACAGATGATGTATCTGCCTTTTCCACCTATCTCTTTAAGCCACAGCTAAAGACGGTAGGTCCGAAATATGGAAAATTGGTACCTAAGATCAGAGAAGCACTAGTTTCTTCTGACGGTAATGAATTAATGGCTAGATTCAAAAAAGATGGCAAGATAGAGCTCCAAGTAGAAGACCAAAATGTGGAATTGGCCATAGACGATGTGCTATATGAATGTATAGATGCGGAAGGCATGATAGCCGAATCCGACTATGATATCACCGTAGTTTTGGATACCAACCTGACTCCAGAACTTATAGAAGAAGGATTTGTCAGGGAGATAATAAGCAAGATCCAGACTATGCGTAAAGAAGCGGATTTTGATATACTTGATAATATATATGTATATTATACCGGTAACGATAGGATAGCCGATATAATGACAAATAATAAAGAAGAAATAAAAAAGGAGGTGCTTGGAAAAGACCTTATTGGTCAGGCGGGAGAAGGTTATACCAAAGAATGGAATATAAATGGAGAGCATGTAACCTTTACCGTAAAAAAAGCGTAAAAAAATAGCCTGTAGGATTAAAATCCTACAGGCTATTTTTTTATATAGACACATAATTATATACTATCTATAGTTTCTATTATTCCTCTGTTGTTTTCTTGCTTTTCTGCAAGCTGGGCATCTCTGAGGCTCGTTCTCAAAACCTTTTTCTTTGTAGAACTCCTGCTCACCTTCAGTAAATACAAACTCAGCTCCGCAATCCTTGCATACTATTGTCTTATCTGCCATTTCAACAATCCTCCTTTTCCTGAATATTCAATTAAGATCTTAACCGATTAACAATAAACACTCCCTTGAAAAAAGAGGATATGTTGTTTCTCATGTTAAATCTTACATACAAATCGTATTATAGCATATTGAATATCAATATGCAAACTTTTTTTGCCAGTATCTAAAACATACTCAGTTGCTCTACATCTCCCAGTCTTGCCAGCACTTGAGGATCCTTGTCTTTAAAAAAAGCATATTTTATTTCCTTATCTTTAGTAAATATTTGTGTTTCATTATCCTTGGACGGACGCAGTCTGCAGCTATAAACTACGGGAAAGAAATCTCTTATATACTTTCCTTCACCATGAGCAGTCAGTGCTATTATTTGAAACCCTAACTGTTCAGCTATAAAAAATACTGGGTCTAATACATGATCACTGGAAGCTTTACCAAATGGATTATCCAAAATAACAGTACGATATCTTTTTTGATTAGAAGAGATGTCTTGACTTTTTTCTGCAAGATAATTTAATATACCCAAGAATAGTGTCATATTTTTACTCCATTTTTCTCCTCCAGACCAACGATTAGATTTTTCCCAGGATATGGGCATACTATTTATCTTTCCATCATTTGTTACCTTCCTACATTTGACCTTTATTCGTTCATTACCCATCACAATTCTAAGCAATTCTTTACCTTGAAATTTTTCTTCTATATATTTTCTTATAGATATTATGTTTTCATTACCCAATTCATCTTTAAAGCGTGTATCCTCTATATCTTTTAACAACCAATTTACATAATTCCTAAGTTTTTGTTTCCCTATCTCATCCTCCCAAGTAGGAACATCTATTGTATATATTGTTTTCCAATTATCATCCACTTTTATCCTAGTCTTTTTAGATATATTTTCAAGTTCCTCTGCCAAGTTTTTTAAATATGAGTATAGATGGCTTATAAACTGATTTATTTCTTTATCATGTTGCATCATATCTTCTTCCAATATCCTAATTGTTTTATCAATATTTTTATCCATAATCTTCTGCCATTCAACTAGCTCTTCAAAATTTTCTCTATTGCTAATACCTGAAATAGCCATATTCTTAAGTTTTGGATCTGATATATGATTTTCACAAAAAGATTGAAATTCCGCCCTTCCTTTTGAAACCCTGGCCT
Coding sequences within it:
- a CDS encoding homoserine dehydrogenase, translating into MKDVHIAILGFGNVGMGVWEILMNNGSKVDCILGRKVEIKKILVRDINKKRSIDVPDGIFTDNIDEIISDDDIDIVVELMGGIQPAFQYIKESLKNGKHVVTANKAVMATRGRELLHLANEAGRELRYEASVAGGIPIINTLNKDLAANNIEEITGIINGTTNYILTQMTTRGMSFDEALKQAQDMGYAEADPSSDIEGEDAAFKLSILTSIAFGVQVSPEKIPTHGITNVTEMEIEYARQLGYTVKLLSKVKKVDKKLELYVHPALVPSNHPLAAVSDEFNALFIRGDAVGDLMLYGKGAGSLPTGSAVLSDIMYIIDDMDENNDRVIKRRKYNGDLEAVGEGKGEYYIRFQVADEPGVLGMISTTFGKYGISLASVVQQGHGEKSVPLVFVTHKVERTNLDAALKAIENCDFIEDIACILKVEKFKRFFK
- the tyrS gene encoding tyrosine--tRNA ligase, with the translated sequence MLAVDEQLSIILKGVEEIISLEELENKLYKAKKEERPLTIKLGLDPTAPDIHLGHSVVLRKIRQMQDLGHRAVIVIGDFTGMIGDPTGRSTARKQLSRAEVMKNAKTYKEQMFKILDREKTEIRFNSEWLDKLSFHDVIELSSKCTVAKIMEREDFKGRFEAHEPISMHEFFYPIIQGYDSVVLNADIELGGTEQKFNILMGRSLQRDLGQDSQVAIFMPILEGIDGEKKMSKSFGNYIGIDELPEDMYGKVMSIPDELIIKYFELATDIHPDELVYKKMLLSRHNINPMDVKMQLAREIVSLYHDMDKALKAEEYFKMVVQRKELPANMPVFEVPKEIMTNGSVDMSKLMVMAGLVSSTSEGRRIISQGGVKINGITVRGHKDVFIRHNDVLKVGKRRFMRLVIA
- the uvsE gene encoding UV DNA damage repair endonuclease UvsE, whose protein sequence is MSIGYACILLGREDTKMSRCLLKNATEDRLRSITQANLAALSNIIDYNIENNIMLYRISSDIIPFATHQVNNIEWWEDYYDILNAIGVKIKNSGMRVSVHPGQYTVINSPDGDVVKRAIEELKYHNRLLECMGLDNTHKLILHVGGVYGDKNLAMDRFQNNFYKLPQEVKERLVIENDERNYNIGEVLGLSYNTGTPVVLDTLHHSINADDNRGLYDWIRICSSTWHNEDGRQKIHYSQQDRDGRSGYHSKTIDTAEFIKFYNGLVDNGLDDVDIMLEVKDKNLSALKCINLTSPSIPKKVLEEEWARYKYLVLSFSHRKYNNIREILKQDSISPMRFYAEIDEAIKMPEDMGAQKNAALHIWGYFKDIATDTEKREFFKRLEKYMEGGGVDSLKRYLYRLAKKYNEEYLMNSYYFFVH
- a CDS encoding NAD(P)/FAD-dependent oxidoreductase, whose protein sequence is MKYVILGNSAAGFFAATKLRDICEDDEIVVISRENTPVYSKIMLPYYIGNEITRDKLFLKDKNFYDKKHIKLVLDKNIMAIDTEKNIIIGEDGWSMAYDKLLIATGGRPFIPPIDGIDKVEFFTINSIEDADRIKGCAQTGGRAIVLGSGLTGIEMSIALSNLGMHVTMLEMGDRILPMQLDNDASNIMETQLKKLGISTMLKNTIHKVYITDEGIKRAELMDGQQLEFDLLLLAIGTRPDLSIIEGTSIKHNRGILVNEYMETSIKNIYAAGDIAEIKSDKNEGYVSSYIWPNAMAQGRCAASNMAGNHESFDGAAFQNVVQIRNMDFYSMGLINPNDDGYDILINYDKNNGIYKKIVIKDNAILGMVMLGDTLHTTEISNIIKNNRQVSKEQLDTYLSIR